CAGATCGTGGGCGGGGCCAACCCGGTCGCGGGCCCGTTCCTCAACCTGTCCACCCCGGAGCCGACGGGCGTGGTCGCGGTCCTCGCCCCGCAGGAGTCGTCGTTCCTGGGCCTCGTCTCGGTGATCGCCCCGGTGATCGCCACGGGGAACACCGCGGTCGTCGTCGCGTCGGCGGACGCTCCGCTGCCCGCGCTCTCGCTGGGCGAGGTCCTGGCGACCTCGGACCTGCCGGGCGGCGTGGTGAACATCCTGTCGGGGAGCACGGCGGAGCTCGCGGCTCCCCTGGCCTCCCACCAGGACGTCAACGCCATCGACCTCACGGGAGCCGACGCCGGTCTCGCGAAGGAGCTGGAGATCGCGGCGGCGGACAATCTGAAGCGCACTCTTCGTCCACAGGCTGTGGACTGGTCGGCCGATCCCGGGACGCGCCGTCTGACGGCCTTCCTGGAGACGAAGACGGTCTGGCACCCGACGGGCGCACTGGGAGCCTCCGGCTCCTCGTACTGATCCCGGGCATGTGTGTGGGGCCGCCCGCTCCGGGCGGCCCCACACACATGTGCGTACGACGGTCAGCCGGTGACCAGACCGGTCACCTCTCCGACCACGGGCAGGTCGCCGAGCGCGGCACCGCTGGTCAGCGGGTCGGTGACCAGCGCGGTGGTCACGGGCTTGAAGTCGGCCACCTGGGTGCCCACCGCGTTGTCCAGGGGGTCCACGCCCGTCCCGGCCAGCGGGTCCAGCTGCAGGTCGGTCACGGGCTTCACGGCCCCCACGAGCCCGTATCCGAGCGCGCTGGTCAGCGCGGGCGCCGCCGCTTCCTTGACCGCCCCGAGCGTGCTGTCCGCGGTGTCCGAACCGGTCGCGGGCGGGGCGGGCAGCGGCGCGGCCTGCGCCGCCGCCCCGCCCGCGCCGAGTGCCGCGCCCAGCGCGGTGAGGGTCAGACCGGCGCGCAGCAGGGTGCGGTGCCGGGGC
The DNA window shown above is from Streptomyces sp. Alt3 and carries:
- a CDS encoding aldehyde dehydrogenase family protein; protein product: MSDGRLSVFKTYKLYVGGKFPRSESGRVYEVNDSKGKWLANAPQSSRKDARDAVVAARKAFGGWSGATAYNRGQILYRVAEMLEGRREQFVREVADAEGLSKSKAAAVVDAAVDRWVWYAGWTDKIGQIVGGANPVAGPFLNLSTPEPTGVVAVLAPQESSFLGLVSVIAPVIATGNTAVVVASADAPLPALSLGEVLATSDLPGGVVNILSGSTAELAAPLASHQDVNAIDLTGADAGLAKELEIAAADNLKRTLRPQAVDWSADPGTRRLTAFLETKTVWHPTGALGASGSSY